A region of the Terriglobales bacterium genome:
GAACACCACGACTTGTCCGTCTGCCTCGAGGGCGGCTACGACAAGGCGGTGGAGGCCGTCCGGGAGGCGCTGGGGCGCGGCTTCCGCGTCACCACCAACACCACCCTGTTCGACGGCGCCGACCCCAAGAGCGTGCGCGCCTTTTTCGACGAGATGATGGAACTGGGCGTGGAGGGCATGATGCTCTCGCCCGGCTATTCCTACGAGAAGGCCCCCGATCAGCACCACTTCCTGGGGCGGGCCCGCACCCGGCGGCTCTTCCGCGCCATCCTCTCGAACCGCAAGCAGGACTGGCGCTTCAACATGTCGCCGCTCTTTTTGGAGTTCCTGATGGGCAAGCGCGACTACGCCTGCACTCCCTGGGGCATGCCCACCTTCAACGTCTTCGGCTGGCAGAAGCCCTGCTACCTGCTGCAGGACGGCTACGCGGACTCGTTCGCCGAGTTGCTGGCGTCGACGGAGTGGGAGAAGTACGGGACCGAGTCGGGGAACCCGAAGTGCGCCAACTGCATGGTGCACAGCGGCTACGAGGCTTCGGCGGTGAACGACACCTTCGGTTCCCTGCGCGGCTTCTGGGGCACGGTGCGAGCGACCTTCTCTTCCGCCTACCGCGACCCGGCGGCGGAGCAGATGCTGAACGAACCCATGCTCCCGGTGCGGCCCCTCGCGCCCCTGGTGCAGATCGAGGAGCGCACGGTCCAGGAGACGCGTCCGTGAGCGGGCGGGAAACCGGCCGGGAAGAGCACTCTGCCGCGGCGGCGGACCCGCAGCACCTGGAGGTGGTCCCCGGCTTCGCGCGCGACCAGGTGGAAGGCTGGATACCGGAACTGGCCAGCGAGGAGGAACTCCGTGAGGCCCTGGAGCGCGCCTTCAGCTACCGGGGCGACGTGCTGATCACCCGCAAGGACGGCTCCAGGATCGAGGGCTACATCTTCGACCGCCGCAGCGGCAGCAGCCTGAAGGATTCCCTGGTCCGGGTGCTGCCCAAGGACGGCGGGCCCAAGGTTTCGGTCTGCTATTCCGAGATCGCCGGCCTGGCCTTCAGTGGCCGCGACATGGCCGCGGGCAAGAGCTGGGAGAACTGGGTGCGGCAGTACTGGGAGCGCAAAGCCGCGGGTGAGAAGAACATCTCCCTGCAGCCGGAAGAGCTGGAGTAGCCGCCGGTTCCCGACCCGATGAAGGTTTTCGTGACAGGCGCGACGGGCTTTGTAGGCAGCCACGTGGCGCGCGTTCTTTCTCAACAAGGAGCCGATCTGCGCTTGCTGGTGCGGCCTACCAGCCTGACCGGCAACCTCGAAGGCCTGCCGGGCGAGCGTGTCACCGGGGACCTGCGCGATCCCGAGTCGCTGCGCAAGGGTATGGGCGGCTGCGAATTGGTCTTTCACGTGGCCGCGGACTACCGCCTGTGGGCCCGCGATCCTGCCGAGATGTACCGCTCGAACGTCGAAGGGACGCGGGCGGTGATCCAGGCGGCGCAGGCCTGCGGGGTGCGGCGCGTGGTGTACACCTCCAGCGTGGCCACCATGGGCTTCACCAAGAACGGGACGCCCTGCGACGAGAGCTCGCCGGTTTCGCTGGCCAACATGATCGGCCACTACAAGCGCTCCAAGTTCATGGCGGAGCAAGTGGCGATGGAGGCGGCGCGCGCCGGCGCCGACGTGGTGATGGTGAATCCCACCGCGCCCATCGGCGAGCAGGACATCAAGCCCACGCCCACCGGGCGGATCATCGTGGACTTCCTCAAGCGGAAGTTTCCCGCCTACGTGGACACCGGGCTGAACCTGGTGGACGTGGTGGCGGTGGCGCGCGGGCACGTGGCCGCCGCCGAGAAGGCGCGGCCGGGCGAGCGCTACATCCTGGGAGGGGAGAACCTGACCCTGAAGGCGATTCTCGACAAGCTGGCCGCGCTGACCGGGCTGCCCGCGCCCACGATGAAGATCCCGTACGCTGTGGCTCTGGCCACGGGCGCGGTGGACACGCTGTTCACCGGCGTGCTGCTGCGGCGCGAGCCCCGGGTCACGCTGGATACGGTGCGCATGGGCCGTAAGAAGATGTACGCTTCCTCGGCCAAGGCGGAGCGCGAATTGGGCTGGAAGATCGTGCCCGTGGCGGACGCCCTGCGCCGCGCGGTGGAGTGGTTCCGGAGCCACGGCTATGTCTAGGGTAGGCATCGTCACCGCCATGGAGACCGAGGTCGCGCCCCTGGTGAAGGGCTGGAGGACCGCGCTGGTCGAAACCGCCGGGCGGCGGTACAAGTTCTTTGAGACGCAAGAGGCGGTGGTGCTGTGCGGCGGGATCGGCTACGAAGCCGGGCGACGCGCCGCCGAAGCCATGATCGCGCGCGCCCAGCCGGCGTTGCTGATCGCCTCCG
Encoded here:
- the hpnH gene encoding adenosyl-hopene transferase HpnH — its product is VAGLVERKKYIYLCTNALLLKQKIDLFRPSKYLTFSVHLDGQREHHDLSVCLEGGYDKAVEAVREALGRGFRVTTNTTLFDGADPKSVRAFFDEMMELGVEGMMLSPGYSYEKAPDQHHFLGRARTRRLFRAILSNRKQDWRFNMSPLFLEFLMGKRDYACTPWGMPTFNVFGWQKPCYLLQDGYADSFAELLASTEWEKYGTESGNPKCANCMVHSGYEASAVNDTFGSLRGFWGTVRATFSSAYRDPAAEQMLNEPMLPVRPLAPLVQIEERTVQETRP
- the hpnA gene encoding hopanoid-associated sugar epimerase, with translation MKVFVTGATGFVGSHVARVLSQQGADLRLLVRPTSLTGNLEGLPGERVTGDLRDPESLRKGMGGCELVFHVAADYRLWARDPAEMYRSNVEGTRAVIQAAQACGVRRVVYTSSVATMGFTKNGTPCDESSPVSLANMIGHYKRSKFMAEQVAMEAARAGADVVMVNPTAPIGEQDIKPTPTGRIIVDFLKRKFPAYVDTGLNLVDVVAVARGHVAAAEKARPGERYILGGENLTLKAILDKLAALTGLPAPTMKIPYAVALATGAVDTLFTGVLLRREPRVTLDTVRMGRKKMYASSAKAERELGWKIVPVADALRRAVEWFRSHGYV